Proteins encoded within one genomic window of Paenarthrobacter sp. JL.01a:
- a CDS encoding Na(+)/H(+) antiporter subunit C — MSINLTLLIVMGVLYACGIYLILERSLTRVLLGLMLLANATNILILSTGGYAGLAPFFAKETDPHSYNDPLPQALILTSIVISFAVTAFMLGIIYRTWVLARQDEIQDDLEDVRVAKTPSFDAEDDAIVPLETSEFAVTPSSTSDRFHPEATETPSTSTTQEGGSA, encoded by the coding sequence ATGAGCATCAACCTGACCCTGCTGATCGTCATGGGCGTCCTGTACGCGTGCGGCATCTACCTCATCCTCGAACGCAGCCTCACACGCGTGCTGCTGGGGCTGATGTTGCTGGCCAACGCCACGAACATCCTTATTCTGAGCACAGGTGGGTACGCCGGGCTGGCTCCCTTCTTCGCCAAGGAAACCGATCCGCATTCCTACAATGACCCCCTGCCGCAGGCGCTGATCCTGACGTCAATCGTCATCTCCTTCGCGGTGACAGCTTTCATGCTCGGCATCATCTACCGCACCTGGGTCCTTGCCCGCCAGGATGAGATCCAGGACGACCTCGAAGACGTCCGCGTCGCAAAGACCCCCAGCTTCGACGCCGAGGACGACGCGATCGTGCCATTGGAAACCTCGGAGTTCGCGGTCACCCCGTCCAGTACCTCCGACCGATTCCACCCGGAAGCCACAGAAACCCCCAGCACGTCCACGACGCAGGAAGGAGGCAGCGCGTGA
- a CDS encoding Na+/H+ antiporter subunit D, giving the protein MNLANLSPLAVLLPILGAALAFLLIRHQTAQRAVSIGILSSTLLLECLLLFSVWSGGTTSVTLGGWLPPWGVVLVVDQFSSLMLVVSSVVSLAVLIYATGQGMADGDQEAPVSIFHPTYLILVAGVSNAFLTGDLFNLYVGFEILLTASYVLMTLGGTGPRIRAGVTYVVVSVVSSVLFLIAIAMIYGATGTITMADLAVKLAELDPGTQNLLHVMLLVAFGIKAAVFPLSFWLPDSYPTAPAPVTAVFAGLLTKVGVYAMVRTETLLFPGDTLNVPLMVVALLTMVVGILGALAQSDIKRLLSFTLVSHIGYMVFGLAISSVSGLGAAVFYVAHHITVQTSLFLVTGLIERRGGSSSIDRLGGLSKLSPLLALLFFVPAMNLAGIPPFSGFLGKLGLLQAGVELGTPLAIVLVVGGVVTSLLTLLAIARVWNRAFWRKPEDAEYPDPVLLTPGNVGVLPRTMVGSTAALVVFGVALTVFAGPLFQIADGSAEIMLDRSAYIHSVLGDAVEVPPLPQNGGAK; this is encoded by the coding sequence GTGAATCTCGCAAACCTGTCACCGCTGGCTGTCCTTCTTCCCATCCTGGGCGCCGCGCTGGCGTTCCTGCTGATCAGGCACCAGACCGCCCAGCGGGCAGTCAGCATCGGCATCCTCAGCAGCACCTTGCTGTTGGAATGCCTGCTGCTGTTCTCCGTCTGGAGCGGCGGTACCACCTCCGTCACCCTGGGTGGCTGGCTGCCGCCATGGGGCGTGGTGCTGGTCGTGGACCAGTTCTCCTCACTCATGCTGGTGGTTTCGTCCGTGGTGAGCCTGGCGGTTTTGATCTACGCGACGGGCCAGGGCATGGCCGACGGCGACCAGGAAGCGCCCGTTTCGATCTTCCACCCCACGTACCTCATCCTGGTGGCGGGCGTGTCCAATGCCTTCCTCACCGGTGACCTCTTCAACCTTTACGTCGGCTTCGAGATCCTGCTGACCGCGAGCTACGTGCTCATGACCCTGGGCGGCACCGGTCCGCGCATCCGGGCCGGCGTCACGTACGTGGTGGTCTCAGTGGTGTCGTCCGTCCTGTTCCTGATTGCCATTGCCATGATTTACGGGGCTACCGGAACCATCACCATGGCGGACCTGGCGGTCAAGCTGGCTGAACTGGACCCGGGCACGCAGAACCTTTTGCACGTGATGCTGTTGGTGGCGTTCGGCATCAAAGCGGCTGTCTTCCCCTTGTCGTTCTGGCTTCCTGACTCCTACCCCACGGCACCGGCGCCCGTTACCGCCGTGTTCGCCGGCCTGCTGACCAAAGTGGGCGTCTACGCAATGGTCCGGACTGAGACCCTGCTGTTCCCTGGAGACACCCTCAACGTCCCCTTGATGGTGGTGGCGCTGCTGACGATGGTGGTTGGCATATTGGGTGCCCTGGCCCAGAGTGACATCAAACGTCTCCTGTCCTTCACCCTGGTCAGCCATATCGGATACATGGTGTTCGGGCTGGCCATCAGCTCCGTGTCCGGCCTGGGGGCGGCTGTGTTCTACGTGGCCCACCACATCACCGTACAGACCAGCCTGTTCCTGGTGACGGGCCTGATCGAACGTCGTGGTGGCAGCTCCTCCATAGACCGGCTGGGTGGCCTGTCCAAGCTCTCGCCCTTGCTGGCGTTGCTGTTCTTCGTACCGGCGATGAACCTGGCAGGTATTCCACCGTTCTCCGGCTTCCTTGGAAAGCTCGGCCTCCTGCAGGCGGGCGTGGAGCTCGGAACCCCCTTGGCGATCGTGCTGGTGGTGGGCGGCGTGGTCACAAGCCTGCTGACACTGCTGGCCATCGCAAGGGTCTGGAACAGGGCCTTCTGGCGCAAACCCGAAGATGCCGAGTACCCGGACCCAGTGCTGCTGACCCCCGGTAACGTGGGAGTCCTGCCGCGGACCATGGTGGGTTCCACGGCGGCGCTGGTGGTGTTCGGTGTGGCATTGACGGTCTTCGCCGGCCCTCTCTTCCAGATTGCGGACGGTTCAGCGGAAATCATGCTGGATCGCTCGGCCTACATCCATTCGGTGCTGGGCGACGCCGTCGAGGTACCGCCCCTGCCTCAGAACGGTGGTGCGAAATGA